Genomic segment of Shewanella sp. OMA3-2:
TATTGCCAGCTTTTTAATGACGGGATCGATTAGCTGGCTATATTACGCTGATCGGTTACTTGAGTTTCCACTCGGATTATTTGGTATTGCTATCGCAACGGTAATTTTACCCGCTCTTTCTAGAAAGCATATTAACGCTGAAGGGGAAGGGTTTCGTCAAACCATGGATTGGGGCGTTAAAGCCATTTTGCTATTAGGCATGCCAGCTATGTTTGGTTTGATTTTGCTCGCGCAACCTATGTTGATGGTGTTGTTTATGCGCGGTGCATTTAGCCTCACCGATGTTGAAATGGCCTCGTACAGCCTAGTGGCTTATGGTGCAGGCTTGCTGAGTTTTATGATGATTAAAGTGTTAGCGCCAGGTTATTATGCTAGGCATGATACAAAAACACCCGTTAAGTTCGGTATTATTGCTATGGTAACTAACATGGTGTTTAACCTTATATTTGCTATTCCATTTGGTTATGTAGGTTTAGCAATAGCGACATCCTTATCAGCATTACTTAATGCTGGATTATTATACCGTGGTTTACATAAGGCTGGGGTGTACAATCTTAGCCGCGCAACATTGATATTTACGCTTAAAATTGTCATCGCGACAGCGGTAATGTCTGCAATGTTATGGTATTTTTTACCTGTTCAATCACAATGGCTTAGTTGGAGCATTAGTGAAAGAATGATGGCGTTAGTCGCGCTTATTTGTAGCGGCGCATTAACTTATCTGGTTACCTTACTTTTGCTCGGTGTCAGACCATGGAAAATAAAAACAGCCCCAGTTGTTCCTTAAGCGCAGATTTATAGTCGCTTAATAGAGTTAGTGGGTTTAAGTGAACGGTGGTTTGGGTATATAATCTGCCGATTTACTATTAATAAACAATTTAGGCAAGTATTGGCGTAATGGAATTAATCCGCGGTATACACAATTTATTACCTTCTCATCATGGTTGCGTGCTAAGCATAGGCAACTTTGACGGTGTGCACCGTGGTCATGCAGAAGTGATCCGTAATTTGGTAGATAAAGCGCATCATTTTCAACTACCTGCGACCATAATGACATTTGAACCACAACCTCAAGAGTTGTTTCGTGGTGAGCATGCTCCAGCAAGATTAAGTTTGTTAAGAGACAAAGCCAGGCTTTTGGAAGAATTAGAAGTTGACCGACTATTATGTGTTAATTTCACTCGCTCTTTTGCTAGTCAGCCAGCACAAGCATTTATTGAAGAATTATTAGTTAATAAACTGGGGATTAAATACCTGGTTGTTGGTGATGACTTTTGTTTTGGAAAAGGCCGTGAAGGCAACTTTGATATGCTGGTAGCGGCAGGCAAACAGTTTGGTTTTAGTGTTGTCAGCACTCAAAGTTTTGTTGTTGGTACCCACAGGGTGAGTTCAACGTTAGTTCGTGAACAGCTCATGTTAGGCAATTTAGAACAAGCAAGGCGGTTATTGGGTCATCCATTCATGCTGAGTGGTAAAGTGGCTCATGGGCAAAAAATTGGTAGAACTATTGGTTTTCCCACGGCAAATATTGCTTTAAAAAGAAAAGTAGTTCCAATACGCGGAGTATTCGCAGTACGATTTTTTTGGAACGGCAGTGATATATATGAAGGTGTTGCAAATGTCGGCTTTCGTCCGACAGTGCAAGGCCAAGTTTGTCAGTTAGAAGTGCACTTATTTGATTTTAATGGTGACTTATATGGCAAGCGAGTAGAAGTTGAATTAGTGGCTAAAATCCGTGACGAGCAACCATTTGAGTCATTGGATGCACTAAAAAAACAAATTTTGAATGATGCGAATGAAGCTAAGGCTTTGTTCTGCTTTGATGCAAGCTGATTATTCAGCTTAATTAACGGTATGGGATCAATGAGCGACTATAAACTGACTTTGAATTTGCCGGAAACAGAGTTTCCGATGCGCGGTAATTTAGCTAATCGCGAGCCAGAAATGTTAAATCGCTGGACGCAGGATGGGTTATATCAACACATTCGTGACAGTAGAACCGGCCGTAAACCGTTTATTCTGCACGATGGCCCTCCGTATGCGAATGGCAGTATTCATATTGGTCACTCTGTAAACAAAATCTTAAAAGACATTATTATTAAATCAAAAACCATGTCTGGTTTTGATGCGCCTTATATCCCTGGTTGGGATTGTCACGGCTTGCCGATTGAATTGAAAGTTGAGCAAAAAGTGGGCAAGCCAGGGCAAAAGATTTCAGCTGCTGAATTTCGTGAGGAATGCCGTAAATATGCTGCAATTCAAGTAGATGGCCAGCGCGATGACTTTATTCGTTTGGGTGTGTTAGGTGACTGGCAAAACCCTTACCTAACCATGGACTTTACGACTGAAGCCAACATTGTGCGTTCATTAGCCAAGGTTATCGATAGCGGCCATTTGCACAAAGGTGTAAAGCCAGTGCATTGGTGTACTGACTGTGGTTCTGCACTTGCTGAGGCTGAAGTTGAATACGAAGATAAAACATCACCAGCGATTGATGTCAGTTTTACCGCAGTAGATAGTGCTGCTGTTGCGGCAAAGTTTGGTGTTGAAAATTATGCTTATCCAGTATCAATGGCGATTTGGACCACAACTCCGTGGACATTACCTGCTAACCGCGCGTTATCTGTAAGTCCTGAGTTTACCTATAGCTTAGTTGAATTTACTAAAGATGGTGTGACCGCTGCAGTGATCTTAGGTCAAGTGTTGGTTGAGCAGTGTGTTGAACGTTATGGATTTGATTCACATAAAATTATTGGTGAAGTCAAAGGCGCAGAGCTTGAGTTAACTCGCTTTAAACACCCATTTTTAAGCTTTGATGTTCCTGCCATTCTTGGTGACCATGTTACCACTGATGCAGGTACTGGGATTGTTCACACCGCTCCTGGGCACGGTCAAGACGACTTCGTTGTGGGTCAGTTATACGGTTTAGAAGTGGCCAACCCTGTTGGCGATAACGGTGTATTCAAACCTGATACTGAGTTCTTTGCTGGCCAACATGTGTTTAAAGCTAATGACAATGTAGTCGCACTATTAA
This window contains:
- the ribF gene encoding bifunctional riboflavin kinase/FAD synthetase — encoded protein: MELIRGIHNLLPSHHGCVLSIGNFDGVHRGHAEVIRNLVDKAHHFQLPATIMTFEPQPQELFRGEHAPARLSLLRDKARLLEELEVDRLLCVNFTRSFASQPAQAFIEELLVNKLGIKYLVVGDDFCFGKGREGNFDMLVAAGKQFGFSVVSTQSFVVGTHRVSSTLVREQLMLGNLEQARRLLGHPFMLSGKVAHGQKIGRTIGFPTANIALKRKVVPIRGVFAVRFFWNGSDIYEGVANVGFRPTVQGQVCQLEVHLFDFNGDLYGKRVEVELVAKIRDEQPFESLDALKKQILNDANEAKALFCFDAS
- the murJ gene encoding murein biosynthesis integral membrane protein MurJ → MSKKLIKSGVVVSAMTLISRVMGLVRDVVIANLMGAGSSADVFFFANKIPNFLRRLFAEGAFAQAFVPVLTEYQEKHSAEETRELLGKVTGTLGLLVTIVTLVGVIGSPILAALFGGGWFLDWLNDGPNAEKFELASLMLKITFPYLWFITFTALAGSILNTRGRFAVSAFTPVFLNIAIIGFALYASPTMESPEIGLAWGVFVGGLVQFVFQIPFLIQERALIKPSWGWHHPGVVKIRTLMLPALFGVSVSQINLLFDTFIASFLMTGSISWLYYADRLLEFPLGLFGIAIATVILPALSRKHINAEGEGFRQTMDWGVKAILLLGMPAMFGLILLAQPMLMVLFMRGAFSLTDVEMASYSLVAYGAGLLSFMMIKVLAPGYYARHDTKTPVKFGIIAMVTNMVFNLIFAIPFGYVGLAIATSLSALLNAGLLYRGLHKAGVYNLSRATLIFTLKIVIATAVMSAMLWYFLPVQSQWLSWSISERMMALVALICSGALTYLVTLLLLGVRPWKIKTAPVVP